ATCATGCTATTTGTTCCAAGTATCTGAAGTTGATTTACATGCCACTTTGTATGTATTACTTATAGTGGTTTCCCTAATAAAACTCTACTTTTTCAATTTCTCTTTAGCAGATCTATTCATTCTATACCCTTTGCTACTGTAGACGTTGAAGAAATATCAGGTTCTCAACCTGCTGAAGTTCATAACTTGGGTAGGTACTGGAACTTTAGCAGCATGTGTTACTGATAATCAGTTCTTTTTTTACCCCttcaaattaaaagtaaaacgtGTGAAATGTCAATCAATTATTCTCCCCCATCCCAcccccaaaagaaaagaaaaaagttgttgCATCTACTGCTTAACCACGTTGAACCAAGCCAAAGCTTAACGTCAAGGCAACTACAATAATTGAGTTTTGTTCATCATATCTTAGTTACTGGATTCAAGGTCGACTCTGAACCTGTCTTCAGTATAAGTCCACATGACCTTGCATTTTGAACATAGAATGTCTCCACCTTTAGTGCAGGGAAAATGGAAAGGATCTTCAAGTTGGAATACGCTTTTGGATCCTTTAAATGGAGAGCCATTCATTAAAGTTGCTGAGGTAGATGAAACAGGCGTTCAggtatgtttttaaaattttaaacttagGTCCTTGTGTTTCATTCTGTCATCTTTCAACTTTCCTTCTCTCATGAATGCAATAATTTTAAACTTTCAAATGCTTGCTTGTGTCTGCCTTTTTGCatctaaatcatttttttttctctccaaactGTTGAATTGCTTAGCCATTTATAGAGAGCTTGTCCAAGTGTCCGAAGCATGGTCTACACAATCCCTTTAAAGAACCAGAGAGGTTTGTGTTACTCATCctatctctctgtttctttatttcttcttcttcttctctctctctctctctcttctattttCTTCCTGTTGCTTATTAATTTCTATCAGAGATAGCATCGCCAAGGATATCATGATTCTGTTTCCTTAAAAGAGGACCTTAATCACAAtgttttatcaaattaaaacaacTGATGAGAAGGCATCTTTTGCAGGTATCTTTTGTTTGGAGACATATCTGCAAAGGCAGCCCACATGCTTTCCCTTCCAAAGGTAGTGTATTGTAAGCAAAAgttatttatcttcttctttttttctttttttttttttttttttcacttatttgAATTATGTAACTCTATTAAGGTTATGCTATGTCAAATATATTAATTCCAGTTGTTTTTCTAAAGGACTGGATCATTattatcacattaatttttgatTCATATGACTTTCAGGTTTCTGATTTCTTCACGAGGTTAATACAGAGAGTTTCTCCAAAGAGTTACCAGCAGGCTCTTGGTGAAGTTGTTGTTACTcaaaaatttctagaaaatttCTCTGGTGATCAGGTACATCAACATGAAATTATTTGAGTGTTGTAGAGGGAAAATGGCGTTCTTTCGTGTTGATAACCTGTAACTGACAATCTTCCAACTGGTCTTCTCATCCTAATAGATACAACAATGATCTAATTACTCCTATGTTATGCTGCATTTATGATCAGCTTCTGGAAGAAATACCCTAGACATAATTTTGCTTTCCAATCTTTCTGTAATAGACTGTCATTTTCTGCTATAGTTTCTCTAGTAAAGTTGCCGAAGAAGTTCTTTACAATTTCTATTGACAAATTTGGTAGGTTCGTTTCCTTGCAAGGTCTTTTGCAGTACCTGGAAATCATCTCGGACAGCAAAGTCATGGTTTTCGTTGGCCTTATGGTCCTGTAAGTTGCTCCTTCTAAATATGAATGACACTAATAGAAACTATAGTATGAAGACCTTCATCAATTgtatttcaaaaatcatttaaacatgGGGCAATCAAATTATGAAgggaaaaattgagaaatttacTTCACAGTAGCTTGTTCACCCTTCCTTCAATGATGGATGAACAGTGACAAGCGATTAGAAGAGAACAGAGGGAAGGACTGTGTTAAAGGAGTCTTTACagtataattaaaatatgtttCTAGGCTCTTTTTATGTTTATTGGAGCTCTTCATTAATTTCCTTAGATCTGAGACAATACAATGCACTNNNNNNNNNNNNNNNNNNNNNNNNNNNNNNNNNNNNNNNNNNNNNNNNNNNNNNNNNNNNNNNNNNNNNNNNNNNNNNNNNNNNNNNNNNNNNNNNNNNNAGTAATTTTAGTATGTAATACATTGTAAGATGCCAGTCTATATGAAATTTACGTGTCCAAATGAATTTTGAACTGTCTAACCATATATTAGGATAGACAGTTCTCATGTgaacttttttatatatgttgttcAAATTGTTAGCGAGCTGAATAGCTAATTGTTGGTAATCTTTATCCATATTTCAATTTGTAGCACCGGCCAAGTCATCGACATTCAATACCATATCTACAGGAAATAttgaaaatgagaataaaatagaaacacaaACTTtctaaatatgtaattaaagaTAAATTACTTGGCTTTGTTCTTATACAATAATAGTTTCTAGACAATTTTGCTAGAGAATATGTTGTATTTGGATGGTGTTGATACCACCAAGGGTGGATTTGTCTCTCATacgacaaaaaacaaaagaagtctTTCTGAatataacaatattttttgttgtcaATCATTGAAGAATctctaatattaaaaaatcttACACCTATAATGGGTTGAACCCTTAGTCTCCTCCTCAAATGAGAGGAGACTATTGTTGAACTTTAAGcctttattagttttttttttttggttgcttcaAAGGCAGTAGCTTCAATGGCCTTACAATATCTGGGGAATTCACTCCTTAGATAGGCTTTTTCTTTTAGGTAAAATAGTTAATAACAACAAATgaattgatttttcttaagaATAAGCATAAGTTCTTTGGAATATGCTCaatatttcatttgtttttgttatatttagCGGTGTATGTTGTATtaagtcatttaaaattttaaataatgtgacaacATAAACGTCAATAGTaacatatacactattagatacGTGaa
This genomic interval from Corylus avellana chromosome ca3, CavTom2PMs-1.0 contains the following:
- the LOC132173845 gene encoding probable aldehyde dehydrogenase isoform X2, which produces MNRFLVCREMRVGAPQKVVSWLGSFNLVRSIHSIPFATVDVEEISGSQPAEVHNLVQGKWKGSSSWNTLLDPLNGEPFIKVAEVDETGVQPFIESLSKCPKHGLHNPFKEPERYLLFGDISAKAAHMLSLPKVSDFFTRLIQRVSPKSYQQALGEVVVTQKFLENFSGDQVFCSTWKSSRTAKSWFSLALWSCKLLLLNMNDTNRNYSMKTFINCISKII
- the LOC132173845 gene encoding delta-1-pyrroline-5-carboxylate dehydrogenase 12A1, mitochondrial-like isoform X4; its protein translation is MNRFLVCREMRVGAPQKVVSWLGSFNLVRSIHSIPFATVDVEEISGSQPAEVHNLVQGKWKGSSSWNTLLDPLNGEPFIKVAEVDETGVQPFIESLSKCPKHGLHNPFKEPERYLLFGDISAKAAHMLSLPKVSDFFTRLIQRVSPKSYQQALGEVVVTQKFLENFSGDQVRFLARSFAVPGNHLGQQSHGFRWPYGPVSCSF
- the LOC132173845 gene encoding probable aldehyde dehydrogenase isoform X1, which translates into the protein MNRFLVCREMRVGAPQKVVSWLGSFNLVSRSIHSIPFATVDVEEISGSQPAEVHNLVQGKWKGSSSWNTLLDPLNGEPFIKVAEVDETGVQPFIESLSKCPKHGLHNPFKEPERYLLFGDISAKAAHMLSLPKVSDFFTRLIQRVSPKSYQQALGEVVVTQKFLENFSGDQVFCSTWKSSRTAKSWFSLALWSCKLLLLNMNDTNRNYSMKTFINCISKII
- the LOC132173845 gene encoding probable aldehyde dehydrogenase isoform X3; amino-acid sequence: MNRFLVCREMRVGAPQKVVSWLGSFNLVSRSIHSIPFATVDVEEISGSQPAEVHNLVQGKWKGSSSWNTLLDPLNGEPFIKVAEVDETGVQPFIESLSKCPKHGLHNPFKEPERYLLFGDISAKAAHMLSLPKVSDFFTRLIQRVSPKSYQQALGEVVVTQKFLENFSGDQVRFLARSFAVPGNHLGQQSHGFRWPYGPVSCSF